The sequence AATGCGCAGGCGCAGACTCGCATGTCCCCCATACCAGGGTTTGCCAACACGCCCTAGCAAGGCCCAGCGCTGCCGTGTCTGAGGATCATGCCACCGCCACTCGTCGCCGCATGTATCTCTTCGTGATCGGGATGGGTACCCTGCTGTTCTTTCTGGCGGCGCTCACCTCCGGTCAGGGTGAGCCGTTTCAGCATGCGGTCGGCCCCGTGTTAGTGGTGCTGGGGATCGCCGATTTCTGGTGGCTCTGGACAGGACGGCCACTGCACGTCGCAGAGCGCGCCGGCTACGCTGTACTGGCCGCCGCGAGCGTCGTTCATCTCGCCTTCCTGTCGCAGTCGAGGACGGTTCCGAGCTTCTATCCAGACAGCGGGCCGTACTGGACGGTGGTCTGCGTCTGCGCGGTCGGCTTCCTGGCCTTTCCCCGCCGCCTCGCCTGGTGGCTGAACCTTTCGTTGCTCGGCGTCTGCCTGGCATTGCCGTGGCTGGCACAGGGCCTGTATGCCTTGCACAACCCGATTGCCTTCCTGCGTCTTCAGTGGTCAGTGATCATTGTGACCGGCCTGTTGGGGACGCTCGCGAGTCTGCGGGCACAGGTCGACGAGAAGGGGCAGACTGAGAAAGTGCTCCAGACGCTGGCGTTCACCGACTCGCTCACCGGCCTGCCAAACCGCCGTGCCGTGTATC comes from Deinococcus ruber and encodes:
- a CDS encoding GGDEF domain-containing protein; this encodes MSEDHATATRRRMYLFVIGMGTLLFFLAALTSGQGEPFQHAVGPVLVVLGIADFWWLWTGRPLHVAERAGYAVLAAASVVHLAFLSQSRTVPSFYPDSGPYWTVVCVCAVGFLAFPRRLAWWLNLSLLGVCLALPWLAQGLYALHNPIAFLRLQWSVIIVTGLLGTLASLRAQVDEKGQTEKVLQTLAFTDSLTGLPNRRAVYPAVAALLDAHQQGVPGTLYLIDIDHFKRINDEHGHAVGDEVLIEVARLIATCETLPGSLSPTVGRWGGEEFIVVMPSTDHMLSQQRGEVLLAQFQQTLWPLALTVSVSIGSSTVRPGDTFNSLLARADHALYQAKAQGRNRIVLDLEHGVVQDHAETT